A single region of the Biomaibacter acetigenes genome encodes:
- a CDS encoding (2Fe-2S)-binding protein: MRVLHHPILGDETRVCNATITVDGKQIPAIEGEPIAAALLAAGIKKFRETPKHHKPRGIFCAIGRCTDCIMTVDGIPNVRTCVTPVRDGMVIKTQKGLGEWRDAR; the protein is encoded by the coding sequence TTGCGTGTATTACACCATCCCATCCTGGGAGATGAAACCAGGGTGTGTAATGCCACTATCACGGTGGATGGCAAGCAAATCCCCGCTATTGAAGGTGAGCCCATTGCGGCGGCGCTTCTTGCGGCGGGTATCAAAAAATTCCGGGAGACGCCCAAACATCATAAGCCCCGGGGCATCTTTTGCGCCATCGGAAGATGTACCGACTGTATAATGACCGTGGACGGCATCCCTAATGTTAGGACATGCGTCACTCCCGTTCGAGATGGCATGGTCATAAAAACCCAGAAAGGACTGGGAGAATGGAGAGATGCCCGATGA
- the thiI gene encoding tRNA uracil 4-sulfurtransferase ThiI: MENLYLISFGEIALKGENRPFFERILIQKIKQALRNFENIRVQKTHGRIYCLVDGPREEVIDRLKKVFGIVAISPAHECELNMDSIKATALSVMKETDYRGKTFKVETRRPNKSFPLKSPDVSREVGAHLLTNLEGLKVDVHHPDIEVEVEIRERGFVYCERIPGPGGLPLGCNGRAVLLLSGGIDSPVAGYMMMKRGVEIEPVYFHSFPFTSDRAREKVIDLCKVLAEYSGRMRLHVVNFTDVLKELGEKGPDELLTILMRRMMVRISQEIAARVGAKALITGESVGQVASQTMEALIATNEVAKMPVFRPVIGFDKVEIMDLAKKIGTYDISIEPYADCCTVFVPEHPKTRPELEGVHEAEEKFDIEELTKTGLRDVEVIEVV; encoded by the coding sequence ATGGAAAATTTATACCTGATAAGCTTTGGAGAAATTGCGCTCAAGGGCGAGAACCGACCCTTTTTTGAAAGAATTTTAATACAGAAAATTAAGCAGGCTTTACGGAACTTTGAAAACATCAGGGTTCAAAAGACTCACGGCAGAATTTACTGTTTAGTAGATGGACCGCGGGAAGAGGTTATAGACCGTTTAAAAAAGGTTTTCGGTATCGTCGCCATAAGCCCAGCTCATGAGTGTGAGCTGAACATGGATTCTATAAAGGCTACCGCTCTTTCGGTGATGAAGGAAACCGATTACCGGGGCAAGACCTTCAAGGTGGAAACCCGCAGGCCCAACAAATCTTTTCCCCTGAAATCCCCAGATGTGAGCCGGGAGGTGGGGGCGCACCTATTAACGAATCTGGAAGGCTTGAAGGTCGATGTCCACCATCCCGATATCGAGGTGGAGGTGGAAATAAGGGAAAGAGGTTTTGTATACTGCGAGAGAATCCCCGGCCCAGGGGGATTGCCTCTGGGATGCAACGGCAGGGCGGTGCTGCTTTTGTCAGGAGGTATCGATAGCCCCGTAGCCGGATACATGATGATGAAGCGTGGCGTAGAGATTGAACCTGTGTATTTTCACAGCTTCCCCTTTACCAGCGACAGGGCCAGGGAAAAGGTCATAGATCTGTGCAAGGTCCTGGCCGAGTACTCCGGCAGGATGAGGCTCCATGTGGTGAACTTTACCGATGTCTTGAAAGAGCTTGGCGAAAAAGGTCCCGATGAACTTCTTACTATCCTCATGCGCAGGATGATGGTGAGGATTTCCCAGGAAATAGCGGCCCGGGTTGGGGCAAAAGCCCTAATAACCGGCGAGAGCGTGGGGCAGGTGGCAAGTCAAACTATGGAAGCATTAATCGCCACCAACGAAGTGGCCAAAATGCCGGTATTCCGACCGGTCATAGGATTTGATAAGGTGGAGATCATGGACCTTGCTAAAAAAATAGGTACCTACGACATTTCTATAGAGCCCTATGCAGACTGCTGCACCGTTTTCGTGCCCGAGCACCCCAAGACCCGACCGGAACTTGAAGGAGTGCATGAAGCGGAGGAAAAGTTTGATATAGAGGAATTGACTAAGACTGGGCTAAGGGATGTAGAAGTAATCGAAGTTGTATGA
- a CDS encoding cysteine desulfurase family protein yields MREVYLDNSATTKVLDRVAQTMYDVMTKYYGNPSSLHRKGIEAEKLIRKAREIIAQALGVKPGEIYFTSGGTESNNLAIKGAAYSMRRLGNHLITTAIEHPSVLDTFKQLEKEGFCVTYLSADGEGFVDTGALQKALRPDTILVSIMYVNNEVGSIQPIEEAAACIHQNKNTLFHVDAVQAFGKIPLVPGLKGIDMLSISGHKIYGPKGIGALFVKEKVRINPLFNGGGQEQNIRSGTENMPGIVGLGTAVEEAFENLSSWRKIMRDLKKRLKDRILQEIPDTVLNGPDTDMNGSGSSSDTINEAPHILNISFLGTRGEILLHTLESHGIYVSTGSACSSHKEGRSHVLSAMGKSPEEIDGAIRFSLSPFLSMEDIDYTVEVLKKEVAEIRKFVRR; encoded by the coding sequence ATGCGGGAGGTTTATCTTGACAACAGTGCCACCACAAAGGTGTTGGACAGGGTGGCACAAACAATGTACGATGTAATGACAAAATACTACGGCAACCCATCTTCCCTTCACCGCAAGGGAATAGAGGCAGAAAAACTGATACGGAAGGCCAGAGAAATCATTGCGCAGGCTCTGGGGGTAAAGCCCGGGGAGATTTATTTCACTTCGGGAGGCACCGAGTCTAACAACCTGGCCATAAAAGGAGCGGCATACAGTATGAGGAGGCTGGGAAACCACCTCATCACCACAGCCATAGAACATCCTTCGGTGCTGGATACCTTCAAGCAGCTGGAGAAAGAGGGATTTTGCGTTACATATCTCAGCGCGGATGGGGAAGGATTTGTAGATACCGGGGCCCTGCAAAAGGCTTTAAGGCCTGATACCATTCTGGTAAGCATCATGTATGTGAACAACGAGGTGGGCTCCATACAGCCCATTGAAGAAGCCGCTGCTTGCATTCACCAGAATAAAAACACCCTTTTCCACGTGGATGCAGTGCAGGCCTTCGGGAAAATACCGCTGGTGCCGGGGCTTAAGGGAATTGATATGTTATCCATAAGCGGGCATAAAATATACGGCCCAAAAGGAATTGGAGCCTTATTTGTGAAGGAAAAGGTGAGGATAAACCCTCTTTTCAATGGTGGTGGGCAGGAACAGAACATAAGGTCCGGTACCGAGAACATGCCGGGTATTGTAGGCCTGGGTACCGCGGTGGAAGAAGCTTTTGAGAACCTGTCTTCCTGGAGGAAAATCATGAGGGATTTAAAGAAAAGGCTTAAAGATAGGATACTGCAGGAGATTCCCGATACAGTTCTAAACGGTCCAGATACCGATATGAATGGTTCCGGCTCAAGTTCCGATACCATAAATGAAGCTCCGCATATCCTCAACATATCCTTTTTAGGCACCAGAGGCGAAATCTTGCTGCATACCCTGGAGTCCCACGGCATATATGTATCCACCGGTTCCGCCTGTTCTTCCCATAAGGAGGGGAGGAGCCATGTGCTTTCCGCCATGGGAAAAAGTCCTGAAGAAATCGATGGAGCCATACGATTCAGCCTTTCGCCATTTTTATCGATGGAGGATATAGACTACACGGTAGAGGTTCTCAAAAAAGAGGTAGCGGAGATAAGAAAATTTGTACGGAGGTAG
- a CDS encoding winged helix-turn-helix domain-containing protein has protein sequence MELKYKIWLEKNGEQVFGDGIYRILVLVNRHGSINQAAQIEKMSYRQAWGKIKQIEDRLKVKLLERHKGGESGGGATLTPQGKMLVEAYGKLNEDMERLLETVSKRLDEILGNFKD, from the coding sequence ATGGAATTAAAATATAAGATCTGGCTGGAAAAAAATGGAGAGCAGGTGTTTGGAGATGGCATATACCGGATCCTCGTCCTCGTAAACCGGCACGGTTCCATAAACCAGGCTGCCCAGATAGAAAAGATGTCCTACAGGCAGGCCTGGGGCAAGATAAAACAGATTGAAGACCGGTTAAAGGTCAAGCTTTTGGAGAGACACAAAGGAGGGGAATCTGGAGGAGGGGCAACCCTTACCCCGCAGGGTAAAATGCTGGTGGAAGCATATGGAAAGCTTAATGAAGACATGGAAAGGCTTCTTGAAACTGTTTCCAAAAGGTTGGATGAGATCTTGGGAAACTTTAAGGATTGA
- a CDS encoding YgaP family membrane protein, with product MKIVKNVGRLDSYIRLTLGFSMLGFGIARKSDLLILLGAGKIAEGITRFCPMLYIFGITTIDNRIEYLEKRPLIETTDQEQPEMAPQE from the coding sequence ATGAAAATAGTAAAAAATGTAGGAAGGCTTGATAGCTATATTAGATTGACACTGGGGTTTTCCATGCTGGGTTTTGGAATAGCCAGAAAGTCTGACCTGCTTATCCTGCTGGGCGCAGGAAAAATAGCCGAGGGCATTACAAGATTTTGCCCAATGCTTTATATTTTCGGGATTACCACCATAGATAACAGGATAGAGTACCTGGAGAAAAGACCATTGATTGAAACCACCGATCAGGAACAGCCGGAAATGGCACCGCAGGAATAA
- a CDS encoding ferritin-like domain-containing protein, translating into MQLTQKEKLQLQDAISHERICVMKYNNYASQVQDTEIASMFKNIANREQQHVDTLTKLLQQGGVQATTSH; encoded by the coding sequence TTGCAGCTGACTCAAAAGGAAAAACTTCAACTGCAGGATGCCATAAGTCATGAGAGAATTTGCGTCATGAAGTACAACAATTATGCGAGCCAGGTCCAGGATACCGAAATAGCCTCTATGTTTAAAAATATTGCCAATAGGGAACAGCAGCATGTTGATACCCTGACAAAACTCCTGCAGCAGGGTGGAGTTCAAGCTACTACCAGTCACTAA
- a CDS encoding spore coat protein, whose product MPVQQKAMGTTADKDMLNDMLMTEKYVSGHYETAIMESANESVRNALRQIQDEEQQHAKMIFDAMNQRGWYNPQ is encoded by the coding sequence ATGCCTGTTCAGCAAAAAGCCATGGGAACCACCGCCGACAAGGATATGCTCAACGACATGTTAATGACGGAAAAATACGTATCCGGCCACTATGAAACAGCCATTATGGAATCCGCCAATGAATCCGTGAGAAATGCCCTTCGTCAGATACAGGATGAAGAACAGCAGCACGCCAAGATGATCTTTGATGCCATGAATCAGCGGGGCTGGTACAATCCCCAGTAA